In Microvenator marinus, one genomic interval encodes:
- the icmF gene encoding fused isobutyryl-CoA mutase/GTPase IcmF — protein MAVSLQDAHRSNEPVELKNPVRFVTAASLFDGHDAAINVMRRILQGSGAEVIHLGHNRSVQEIVDAAIQEDAQGIAISSYQGGHMEFFKYMYDLLNERGAGHIKIFGGGGGVIVPDEIAELHAYGIARIFSPDDGRELGLQGMINLMLEQTDSNPIQTGTPPSKESLAARDPHAIARAITFAELGQTSKLALPERESAAPVIGFTGTGGAGKSSLTDEFIRRFLMDFPDKSVAVISVDPSRRKRGGALLGDRIRMNSLANSRAYMRSLATRGAKGELSHAIDDAVSVVQAAGFDLVIVETSGIGQGDADIVDHCDLPVYVMTAEFGAHSQLEKIDMLDFARFVVLNKFEKPGSEDALRAVRKQVRRNRHIGYDVADETLPVFGTIASQFNDSGVNAFFRAVMNELGWAKEQSLFAGGGPVSEKAYSILPGHRQRYLAEIAETCRDYRSRVEEQADLMSALYRLVGAKEIIGDSDKLRDEIQKIRDRISPEVRALNDGWKELVSAYSGDEYVQVVRGKEIKVTLNTTSLSGTKIPKIALPRLRDWGDIIRWQMLENVPGKFPFTAGVFEFKRESEDPKRMFAGEGTPQRTNQRFHYLCEGEPANRLSTAFDSVTLYGEDPHPRPDIYGKVGNSGVSVCSLDDMKRLYAGFDLCAPNTSVSMTINGPAPIILAMFLNTAIDQQVQKFQDKHGRAPSESERDEIRDQTLRVVRGTVQADILKEDQAQNTCIFSTDFALKLMGDIQEYFVQKEVRNYYSVSISGYHIAEAGANPITQTAFTLANGFTFVEYYLARGMSIDSFAPNLSFFFSNGMDPEYAVLGRVARRIWSVALREKYGANERSQKLKYHIQTSGRSLHAQEVDFNDIRTTLQALLAFYDNCNSLHTNAYDEAITTPTEESVRRAMAIQMILTKEFGMMKNENPNQGAFIIDELTDLVEEAVLQEFEAISQRGGVLGAMELQYQRSKIQDESILYELKKHSGEIPIIGVNTYLPKGGAAKAPDKLELIRSTEDEKQTQLKHLEIFKNEHESTSQAALERLRDTALANENIFAELMNTVRHASLGQITQLLYQVGGQYRRSM, from the coding sequence ATGGCCGTAAGCCTTCAAGACGCGCACCGAAGTAACGAACCTGTAGAGTTGAAGAATCCCGTTCGATTTGTCACTGCAGCTAGCCTCTTTGATGGCCATGATGCGGCCATCAACGTGATGCGCAGGATCCTTCAGGGTTCCGGTGCCGAGGTCATTCACCTTGGCCACAACCGCTCGGTACAGGAGATTGTGGACGCTGCCATCCAGGAGGATGCGCAGGGCATCGCAATTTCGTCGTACCAGGGCGGCCACATGGAGTTCTTCAAGTATATGTACGACTTGTTGAACGAGCGCGGTGCGGGGCATATCAAGATTTTTGGTGGCGGTGGTGGCGTTATCGTTCCGGACGAGATTGCGGAGCTCCATGCATACGGTATCGCGCGGATTTTTAGCCCTGATGATGGCCGAGAGCTCGGACTGCAGGGCATGATCAACCTGATGTTGGAGCAAACGGATTCCAATCCGATTCAAACGGGCACGCCGCCGAGCAAGGAATCGTTGGCGGCCAGAGACCCTCACGCCATCGCTCGGGCGATTACATTTGCCGAATTGGGGCAGACGTCCAAACTCGCGCTACCTGAGAGGGAGAGCGCGGCTCCTGTGATTGGATTCACGGGCACAGGGGGGGCTGGAAAGTCGAGCCTTACCGACGAGTTTATCCGCAGATTCCTGATGGACTTCCCCGACAAGAGCGTTGCGGTCATCTCGGTTGACCCTTCTCGCCGAAAGCGCGGCGGGGCCTTGCTTGGCGACCGAATTCGCATGAACTCGCTCGCGAACTCCCGTGCTTACATGCGCTCCCTGGCTACTCGTGGCGCCAAAGGCGAGCTCTCACACGCGATTGATGATGCCGTGAGCGTGGTTCAGGCGGCGGGGTTTGACCTCGTAATCGTGGAGACTTCGGGCATAGGGCAGGGCGACGCGGATATCGTGGACCACTGCGACCTTCCGGTCTACGTAATGACCGCGGAGTTCGGGGCTCATTCGCAGCTTGAGAAGATCGACATGCTCGATTTTGCGCGCTTCGTGGTGCTCAATAAGTTCGAGAAGCCCGGAAGTGAAGACGCGCTTCGCGCTGTGCGTAAACAAGTCCGCCGCAACCGGCATATCGGCTACGACGTGGCCGACGAGACACTGCCTGTGTTTGGGACTATCGCGAGCCAGTTCAACGATAGCGGCGTCAACGCGTTTTTCCGGGCCGTGATGAACGAGCTTGGTTGGGCGAAAGAACAAAGCCTCTTTGCGGGCGGAGGGCCGGTATCCGAGAAGGCGTACTCGATTCTTCCCGGCCATCGGCAGCGCTACTTGGCCGAGATTGCCGAGACTTGCCGTGACTATCGAAGCCGCGTCGAAGAACAGGCTGACCTGATGTCAGCTCTCTATCGCCTTGTCGGCGCGAAGGAGATCATTGGGGATTCGGATAAGCTTCGTGACGAGATTCAGAAGATTCGTGACCGAATCAGTCCAGAAGTTCGAGCACTTAACGATGGCTGGAAAGAGCTCGTGAGCGCTTATTCTGGCGACGAATATGTGCAGGTCGTTCGCGGCAAGGAAATCAAGGTCACTCTCAACACGACTTCGCTCTCCGGCACCAAAATTCCTAAGATTGCGCTGCCGCGACTTCGAGATTGGGGCGATATCATTCGCTGGCAAATGCTCGAGAATGTGCCCGGCAAGTTTCCGTTTACGGCTGGTGTTTTCGAGTTCAAACGTGAATCCGAAGACCCAAAACGCATGTTTGCGGGCGAGGGCACGCCGCAGCGAACGAATCAGCGGTTCCACTATCTCTGTGAAGGTGAGCCAGCAAATCGCCTTAGTACCGCCTTCGATTCGGTGACCCTCTATGGCGAAGACCCGCATCCGCGCCCAGATATCTACGGAAAGGTCGGGAATTCAGGCGTGAGCGTTTGCAGCCTGGACGATATGAAGCGGCTCTATGCCGGATTTGACCTCTGTGCGCCGAACACCAGTGTGTCTATGACCATCAATGGTCCCGCGCCGATTATCCTGGCAATGTTCCTGAACACAGCCATCGATCAGCAGGTCCAAAAATTCCAGGATAAGCACGGTCGCGCCCCCTCGGAGAGCGAGCGTGACGAGATTCGAGACCAGACCTTAAGGGTCGTGCGCGGCACGGTACAGGCCGATATTCTCAAGGAAGATCAGGCCCAAAATACATGTATTTTCTCCACGGATTTTGCCCTCAAATTGATGGGCGATATCCAAGAGTATTTCGTGCAAAAGGAAGTCCGGAACTACTACTCGGTGTCCATCAGCGGCTACCATATTGCGGAAGCCGGAGCGAACCCCATCACGCAGACGGCCTTCACGCTCGCTAACGGCTTTACGTTTGTGGAGTACTACCTTGCGCGGGGCATGAGTATTGACTCGTTTGCGCCAAACCTCTCGTTCTTCTTCTCGAACGGCATGGACCCTGAGTACGCGGTCCTTGGCCGAGTGGCTCGCCGCATCTGGTCGGTTGCGTTGCGTGAAAAGTACGGAGCCAATGAGCGCTCGCAGAAGTTGAAGTATCACATCCAAACGTCGGGTCGTTCACTTCACGCCCAAGAGGTGGATTTCAACGATATTCGAACCACTCTGCAGGCGTTGCTGGCCTTCTACGATAACTGCAACAGTCTGCACACAAACGCCTACGACGAGGCTATCACTACGCCTACCGAAGAGAGCGTGCGCCGCGCCATGGCGATTCAGATGATCCTGACCAAAGAGTTCGGGATGATGAAGAACGAGAACCCGAATCAGGGCGCGTTCATCATCGACGAGTTGACGGACCTTGTGGAAGAGGCTGTGCTGCAGGAGTTTGAAGCGATTAGCCAACGTGGTGGCGTTCTGGGCGCGATGGAACTTCAATATCAGCGCTCAAAAATTCAAGATGAGTCCATCCTCTACGAACTCAAGAAGCACTCCGGAGAAATCCCGATTATCGGGGTGAACACGTATCTTCCAAAGGGTGGCGCGGCTAAAGCTCCGGATAAGTTGGAGCTGATTCGTTCCACGGAAGACGAGAAGCAGACGCAGCTCAAGCATCTCGAAATCTTCAAAAATGAGCATGAATCGACGTCTCAGGCAGCGCTGGAGCGCCTCCGAGACACCGCTCTTGCCAACGAGAACATCTTTGCCGAGCTCATGAACACTGTGCGTCACGCGAGTCTCGGTCAGATTACGCAACTTCTCTATCAAGTCGGCGGTCAGTATCGGCGCTCGATGTAA
- the era gene encoding GTPase Era → MTDNTFHSGFVALVGAPNAGKSTLMNHILGVKVAITTSKPQTTRNRILGVHTIENVGQIAFVDTPGLHRSKKRLNKALVQTALDAMQDVDAIAYVVDVAALANASEEGQERLREQEAVVLHALENVSAPVFLVLNKVDAVREREKILPIMEEFAKLREFIAMVPVSAKDGTQVDALVRDILGALPDQGMIFPPDMLTDQAERFIAAEFVRQEIMKLTSKEIPYSVAIEVDRFHDSPNGDVLEVSAVIHVERDSQKGIIIGNKGAKLKTIGINARKEMERFFGRKVFLETFVRVESEWSENPRSLNRFGYKS, encoded by the coding sequence ATGACGGACAACACATTTCATTCAGGTTTTGTCGCTCTTGTGGGCGCTCCCAACGCTGGGAAGTCCACCTTGATGAATCATATCCTGGGCGTCAAGGTCGCGATTACCACATCAAAGCCACAAACCACACGCAATCGTATCCTGGGCGTCCATACCATCGAGAACGTCGGTCAAATTGCATTTGTGGATACCCCGGGTCTGCATCGCTCCAAAAAGCGCCTGAACAAGGCCCTTGTGCAAACCGCGCTCGATGCGATGCAAGATGTGGATGCCATCGCTTATGTAGTGGACGTTGCGGCTTTGGCGAACGCCTCGGAAGAAGGCCAAGAGCGGCTCCGCGAGCAGGAAGCCGTGGTGCTTCATGCGCTCGAAAACGTCAGCGCACCTGTGTTCCTTGTGCTCAACAAAGTCGATGCCGTGCGCGAGCGTGAGAAAATCCTGCCGATCATGGAAGAATTCGCGAAACTGCGAGAGTTCATCGCGATGGTTCCAGTCTCCGCTAAAGACGGTACGCAGGTGGACGCGCTTGTGCGCGATATCCTTGGCGCTCTTCCTGACCAAGGCATGATTTTCCCGCCTGATATGCTCACAGACCAGGCCGAGCGTTTCATCGCGGCCGAATTTGTGCGCCAGGAAATCATGAAGCTCACGAGCAAAGAAATCCCTTATAGCGTGGCCATTGAGGTGGACCGTTTCCACGACTCACCAAACGGTGACGTTTTGGAGGTCTCCGCGGTGATTCACGTGGAGCGGGACTCTCAGAAGGGCATCATCATTGGGAATAAGGGTGCCAAGCTCAAGACCATTGGCATCAACGCTCGTAAAGAAATGGAGCGTTTTTTTGGTCGCAAAGTCTTCCTCGAAACCTTTGTGCGCGTAGAATCTGAGTGGAGCGAAAACCCCCGCTCCTTGAACCGTTTTGGATACAAGTCATGA